In Streptacidiphilus sp. P02-A3a, the DNA window ACCCTCGGCCAGCACGAAACCGTTGCGGGTTCCGTCGAACGGCCGCGACGCCGTGGCGGGGACGTCGTTGTGGATCGTGGTCGCCTTGATCGCGTCGAAGCAGGCGACCACGATCGGGGTGATCGGGGTGTCCGTGGCCCCGGCGATCATGACGTCGGCACTGCCCTCCCGGATCAGCGCCACGGCGTGGCCGACGGCGTCGATCCCGGACGTGCAGCCGTCCGACACCATGGCGACCGGACCCTCGGCGCCCACGGCCCAGGCGACCTCGGCCGCCATGACGCTGGGGACCATGTGGTCGAACATGTACGGGGAGAGGTGGTCCGGTGTCATCAGCCAGTTCCGACCGGAGTCGGATAGCACGAGGTACTCCCGTTCGAGACTGGTCGCCGCCGCCACCGCGCTGCCCAGGCTGACACCGACCCGGTGGGCCGCCCGGGCGGACAGCTCGATACCGCTGTCGACCACGGCCTCCCGGGCGGTGACGACGCCGAACTGCGCCGCCCGGTCCATCCGTCGGATCTCCCGGGGGGTCAGTCCCTCCGCCTCCGCGTCGAAGTCCACCTCCGCTGCGACCTGGGACCGGTACGGTGAGGGGTCGAAGAACGAGATACGCCGCGTCGCGGTACGCCCCGAGGACAGCAGCTCCCAGAAAGGCGCTTTGCCCAACGCCCCCGGCGCCCGCACTCCCATACCGGTGACGACGACCCGCCGATTCATTCGGTGCCACCAGGAAGATGTTTTGGGATCATTAGCACAATCTCCTCGGTCGGACGAGTTGTGCGCTGATTTTCTGCGCAGACCTGCACACTAATCATGGGCACTCAACCCTCGCTCAAACAGCACTCTAGCTACTGAGTGTTACTGCAACTACCTTGACGTGTAGCACACTTGACGGAACATAGGCCATCGATGAACCCTGGGGGCTGCGGAATTCCGCTCTTGCGACCTCCCTCTCATCGGTACAAGGAGGAGTTTTGACGTACCCAATTGAGCACGCCACCGTTATCGACGGATATGTGCCCGTCGTCGACCTCTCGGCGGCCGTCGACCCCGCCGGAAGAGCAGGTGTCGCGCAGATGATCGGCACCGCTTGCGAGACTTCCGGATTCTTCACGGTCGTCGGCCACGGAGTGGACCGGGCACTGATCGACCGGATCTACGCGACCTCCCGCGCGTTCTTCGAGCAATCGGCCGAGGAGAAGGCGAAGGTCGGCGTCGGCACCGGTACCCACGGGTTCTACGTCAGCGCCGGTAGCGCCGCCAAGAGCATCGGGCAGGAGGCCCCACCGGACCTGAACGAGGTCTTCATCACCTGCGTCCGCGGCGACGACAGCCTGGAGGAGCGCGCCCCGCTCGGCGACGACACGCCGGTCTGGGCGGCGGCCAACCGGTGGCCGGACACCCC includes these proteins:
- a CDS encoding beta-ketoacyl synthase, with the translated sequence MNRRVVVTGMGVRAPGALGKAPFWELLSSGRTATRRISFFDPSPYRSQVAAEVDFDAEAEGLTPREIRRMDRAAQFGVVTAREAVVDSGIELSARAAHRVGVSLGSAVAAATSLEREYLVLSDSGRNWLMTPDHLSPYMFDHMVPSVMAAEVAWAVGAEGPVAMVSDGCTSGIDAVGHAVALIREGSADVMIAGATDTPITPIVVACFDAIKATTIHNDVPATASRPFDGTRNGFVLAEGAAMFVLEELGAALRRGARIYAEVGGFATRCNAYHMTGLRPDGRELAEAIRVALDQARLNPSDIDYINAHGSGTKQNDRHETAAFKRSLGQYAYKTPVSSIKSMVGHSLGAVGSVEIAASLLAMEHHVVPPTANLQVTDPECDLDYVPLVAREHRTDTVLTVGSGFGGFQSAMVLTRPKPEAA